The Bacteroidota bacterium genome contains the following window.
AGTTAGGTACCGAGTTAGAAATATTTTTACTTACTCCAAAAGTTGGCGGTGGTTTACCTCTCTGGTTACCTAAAGGGGCGGTCATTCGCGAGACGTTAGAAGATTTTTTAAAGGCAGAACAAAAAAAACGCGGCTATCTTCCCGTTGTTACTCCGCACATCGGCAACATTAATTTATATAAAACGAGCGGTCACTACCCTTATTACAAAGACAGTCAGTTTACACCAATTAAAGTTGATGACGAAGAGTACTTACTGAAACCGATGAATTGCCCCCATCATTTTCAAATTTATGCTGCAAAACCACGCAGCTACCGCGATTTACCAATTCGTTTAGCTGAATTTGGAACGGTTTATAGATACGAGCAATCTGGCGAGTTAAACGGACTGACCCGCGTTCGCAGTTTTACAGTGGACGACTCGCACATGTTTGTTCGGCAAGACCAGCTAAAAGCAGAAATTTGTGGTGTCATCGATTTGATACAACTTGTGTTTAATACACTTGGCTTTAAAGATTTCACAACTCGACTTTCTTTCAGAGATGCTCTCAACAAAGAAAAGTACGGTGGTGCAGACGAACTTTGGGATAGAGCTGAAAAAGAAATTCTTGAAGCTGCTGAAGAAATGAAGTTAAAATACACAATCGCTAAAGGCGAAGCCGCTTTCTACGGTCCCAAAATAGATTTTATAGTTAAAGATGCACTCGGCAGGAGTTGGCAATTAGGTACTGTTCAAGTCGATTACGTAATGCCCGAACGTTTTAACTTGGAGTATGTTGGAAACGACGGACAAAAACATCGGCCTGTTGTAATTCACCGAGCGCCATTCGGAAGTTTAGAACGATTTATTGGAGTTTTGATTGAACATTTTGCCGGAGAGTTTCCTGTTTGGTTATCTCCATTACAAGTTGCAGTTATTCCGATCACAGATGCACAAAACGATTATGCTCTATCTATTACTCAAAAGCTAAAGGATGCGGGTGTACGAGTTGAACTCGATAGTAGAAATGAAAAAGTGAATTATAAAATCCGCGACTGGGAAACAAAAAAAACTCCTTATATGCTCGTTGTCGGAGACAAAGAAAAGCAATCTGATACGGTATCAGTTCGCCGACATACAAAAGGAGATTTAGGAATCAAACCGGTATCAGAATTCCTAAATCAAATTTCAAATGAAATTAAGGAAAAACAATTAACAAATTAGGAGACTAAAAATTAAAGATCAACAAACGCCTCGCATAAACGAAGAAATTCGAGTAGCACGAATTCGTTTAATAGATGAAACCGGGCAGCAGCTCGGAATATTAACGCCGCAAGAAGGAATGCGATATGCAAACCAACGGGGTTTAGATTTAATCGAAATTGTTCCTACTGCTAACCCACCTGTTTGCAAGTTGATGGATTTAGGTAAATACAAATACGAACTTACCAAAAAGGAAAAGTTGCAACGTAAAAATCAGCAGGTAGTGCTTTTGAAAGAGGTGCGTTTTCATCCAAATACAGATGTTCATGATTTCGAATTCAAAGCAAGGCATGCTCGCTCTTTCATTGAAGACGGAAATAAAGTGAAGGCTACAGTTATTTTTAAAGGTCGTGAAATTGTTTATAAAGAACACGGCGAAGCGTTATTGAAACGGTTAGCGGAAAGAGTAGCCGACATTGCAAAAATCGAACAACCCGCAAAAATGGAAGGGAAATGGATGTCGATTATTCTAACAGCAGATAAAGTTGGTAAGAAAAAATCACCGAAAATACAAACTGAAGAAAAACAAATTTAAAGAGGTCAATAATGCCAAAAATGAAATCAGATTCAGGAGCTAAAAAAAGATTTAAACTCACAGCTTCAGGAAAAGTTAAAAGACGGAAAGCATTTAAGAGCCATATTTTAACTTCGAAATCGCAAAAGCGTAAACGTAAATTACGCCACGCAACACTTGTTTCGAAATCAGAAACAAAGCGAATTAAAATGCTTTTGCCAAAGTAATTAATTAACAGAACCAATAACAACTAAAGGAACAAAGAGCAACTATGCCTAGATCACAAAATAAAGTTGCCTCCCACCGCCGTCGTAAGCGTATATTAGAGCGAGCGAAAGGCTACTGGGGAACTCGCAGTAAAGTTCTCACGGTTGCAAAGCACCACATTGATAAAGCTGGACAGCATGCATACCGTGATAGACGTTTAAAAAAGCGAGAATTCCGCCAACTCTGGATTGCACGTATCAACGCGGCAGCCCGGATGAACGGAACAACATACTCCCGATTAATCGATGGAATGAAAAAGAAAAGCATCGATATCAATCGGAAGGTATTGGCAAATTTAGCAGCCAATAACCAAGAAGCTTTTGCAGAGATAGTAAAATTTGCAACTGCATAAATTAATCTTCCCATCCTCTCTTTAACTTTTTATGAGGGTGGGAAGATTTTATTTTTTTAACGGCAAACGACTATGCAAGAAACTATTGATGAAATAAGAAATCAGTTAGATTTCGAAATTATAAAAGTTAATTCACTTCCCGAATTAGATCAATTTCGCATAAAATACTTAGCCCGAAAAGGTATAATTGCTGAGTTGTTCGAAGCATTGAAAAATGTTACGCCCGATCAAAAACCTTCACTCGGAAAAGAGTTGAACGAGTTGCGAACGCATGCACAAAATCTCCACGATGAGAAAACGAAAAATCTTGAGAGCAATCAAAGTTCGCAAACAGAACTAATTGATATAACTCTTCCCGGACGTCGTAAATGGATAGGTTCTCTGCATCCGATTACACAAACTTTAAACGAAATTAAATCAATATTCTTGCGATTGGGATTCGAGATTGCTTCCGGTCCAGAAATCGAGGACGATTATTATAATTTTGAAGCTTTAAACTTCCCTCCCGATCATCCTGCACGCGATATGCAGGACACATTTTTTATATCTAAAAAAACTTTATTACGAACACATACATCGCCTGTTCAGATTCGGGTGATGGAAAAACAACAACCGCCTGTGCGTGTCATTATGCCCGGAAGAGTTTATAGGAACGAAGCTATTAGCGCCCGTAGTTATTGCCTCTTCCATCAGGTTGAAGGTTTGTATGTTGATACAAATGTTACTTTCAGCGAATTGAAAGGCACTCTTGTCGCATTCGCACAACAATTTTACGGGAGCGATTTAAAATTTCGTTTCCGTCCAAGTTTTTTTCCGTTTACTGAACCAAGTGCCGAGATGGATATAAGCTGCTTCCTGTGCAAAGGCAAAGGATGCCGTGTTTGCAAGTATGCCGGCTGGCTCGAAATTTTAGGTTGCGGTATGGTCAATCCAAATGTTTATAAATTTGTTAATTATGATCCGATGAAAGTCAGCGGTTATGCTTTTGGTATGGGTATCGAACGTATCACTATGTTGCGTTATGGTATTGATGATATACGAATCCTATTCGATAATGACGTTCGTTTCTTAAAACAATTTTAGTATCAGTATGAAAATTTCTCACAAATGGCTTAGACAATATGTAGAGTTCAATATTACACCTGAGGAACTGGCTGATAAACTTACAAAAGCCGGTCTCGAAGTTGAAAGTATTGATTATTTAGGCAGCAAGTTTAATAATTTTTTTACAGGTCTTGTTTTAACTGTAACGAAACATCCGAACGCGAATAAACTTACAGTCTGCGAAGTTAATATTGGCAGTTCGAATATTGCCATTGTATGTGGCGCACCAAACATTGCAGTTGGGCAGAAGGTTGTTGTAGGATTAGCTGGCGCTGTTGTTCCTCGAAATCAACACGATCCCGAAGGCAAACCATTTGAGTTGGCAAAAGTAAGAATAAGAGGTATCGAATCGAATGGAATGATATGCTCCGAGTACGAACTTGGTATTGGTGAGGATAAAGATGGAATAATGGTTTTAAACGACAATGCAACCATCGGAATACCCCTTTCAGAGTTTTTAGGATTGAATGATGTAGTTTTCGAAATTGGTATTACTCCAAACCGTCCTGATTGCCTGAGTCACATAGGAAT
Protein-coding sequences here:
- the infC gene encoding translation initiation factor IF-3, which gives rise to MKDQQTPRINEEIRVARIRLIDETGQQLGILTPQEGMRYANQRGLDLIEIVPTANPPVCKLMDLGKYKYELTKKEKLQRKNQQVVLLKEVRFHPNTDVHDFEFKARHARSFIEDGNKVKATVIFKGREIVYKEHGEALLKRLAERVADIAKIEQPAKMEGKWMSIILTADKVGKKKSPKIQTEEKQI
- the pheS gene encoding phenylalanine--tRNA ligase subunit alpha, which encodes MQETIDEIRNQLDFEIIKVNSLPELDQFRIKYLARKGIIAELFEALKNVTPDQKPSLGKELNELRTHAQNLHDEKTKNLESNQSSQTELIDITLPGRRKWIGSLHPITQTLNEIKSIFLRLGFEIASGPEIEDDYYNFEALNFPPDHPARDMQDTFFISKKTLLRTHTSPVQIRVMEKQQPPVRVIMPGRVYRNEAISARSYCLFHQVEGLYVDTNVTFSELKGTLVAFAQQFYGSDLKFRFRPSFFPFTEPSAEMDISCFLCKGKGCRVCKYAGWLEILGCGMVNPNVYKFVNYDPMKVSGYAFGMGIERITMLRYGIDDIRILFDNDVRFLKQF
- the rpmI gene encoding 50S ribosomal protein L35 translates to MPKMKSDSGAKKRFKLTASGKVKRRKAFKSHILTSKSQKRKRKLRHATLVSKSETKRIKMLLPK
- the thrS gene encoding threonine--tRNA ligase, whose amino-acid sequence is MNNIKITFPDNSSREFETGVTGYQIADSISSRLAKEALSVEVNGEVWDLSRPIFNDVQLRILKWDDDAGKQTYWHSSAHLMAEAIQEIFPGTKFGIGPSIENGFYYDLDLGDHKLTNDDLNKIEAKMIEYIKQDFQFRREEIQWLEAYNFFKQKGDEYKLELLEEFKGKQIILYHVGQFIDLCYGPHLLSTGKIKYIKLLNVAGAYWRGSEKNKMLQRIYGITFPTKKELDDYLFRLEEAKRRDHRKLGTELEIFLLTPKVGGGLPLWLPKGAVIRETLEDFLKAEQKKRGYLPVVTPHIGNINLYKTSGHYPYYKDSQFTPIKVDDEEYLLKPMNCPHHFQIYAAKPRSYRDLPIRLAEFGTVYRYEQSGELNGLTRVRSFTVDDSHMFVRQDQLKAEICGVIDLIQLVFNTLGFKDFTTRLSFRDALNKEKYGGADELWDRAEKEILEAAEEMKLKYTIAKGEAAFYGPKIDFIVKDALGRSWQLGTVQVDYVMPERFNLEYVGNDGQKHRPVVIHRAPFGSLERFIGVLIEHFAGEFPVWLSPLQVAVIPITDAQNDYALSITQKLKDAGVRVELDSRNEKVNYKIRDWETKKTPYMLVVGDKEKQSDTVSVRRHTKGDLGIKPVSEFLNQISNEIKEKQLTN
- the rplT gene encoding 50S ribosomal protein L20 gives rise to the protein MPRSQNKVASHRRRKRILERAKGYWGTRSKVLTVAKHHIDKAGQHAYRDRRLKKREFRQLWIARINAAARMNGTTYSRLIDGMKKKSIDINRKVLANLAANNQEAFAEIVKFATA